The following proteins come from a genomic window of Nicotiana tomentosiformis chromosome 12, ASM39032v3, whole genome shotgun sequence:
- the LOC104108527 gene encoding protein IQ-DOMAIN 22-like: MGKASKWFKALFIFRKTDSSSSSFSSLQKKWSDVKSYRDKDFQQRHHDHHPDRSHHYGVSTSVHGRNDVVITEMDSRFKFMDPTNSPVTVEEVVELTASNGGTTAVTTWNGVGFNREEWAAVVIQSYFRAYLSRRALRALKGLVKLQALVRGHIVRKQTVDMLRRMQALIRAQSRARVGRSQVSESPHFSANFIQFLDHGPATPDKFEHVSRAKSMKNDQMFMLKRNSSNHISCRMDKKQGSFARSGSIDDIGKILEIDNGRPYITSTQKNLFYSSDLSLNSDQLSYSLDETCFSSADNSPQLHSVSSKCACSRRGPFTPTKSTDGTRSYSSNHPNYMSYTEAAKAKTRSMSAPKLRPQYDKRYSRSNLQNGSTYCTNFTSKGVYPGSGQLDRHGMPVRGDSDEFSRGFLHMY; this comes from the exons ATGGGCAAAGCATCCAAATGGTTCAAAGCACTCTTCATTTTCAGGAAAACtgactcttcttcttcttctttttcatcaCTACAAAAGAAATGGAGTGACGTTAAATCCTACAGAGATAAGGATTTTCAACAGCGCCACCATGATCACCACCCTGATAGATCACATCACTACGGTGTCTCTACGTCAGTTCACGGTAGAAATGACGTAGTAATAACGGagatggattcaagatttaaatttA TGGACCCCACCAACAGCCCCGTCACGGTAGAAGAGGTGGTGGAGCTGACAGCTAGTAACGGTGGTACAACAGCGGTGACGACGTGGAACGGTGTCGGTTTTAATCGTGAAGAATGGGCTGCCGTCGTGATACAATCATATTTCCGAGCTTATCTG TCCAGGAGAGCATTAAGAGCACTGAAGGGACTTGTGAAGCTTCAGGCATTAGTAAGAGGTCATATTGTGAGGAAGCAAACTGTTGATATGTTACGGCGTATGCAAGCACTAATAAGAGCTCAGTCGAGAGCTCGTGTTGGACGATCTCAGGTTTCAGAATCGCCTCATTTTAGCGCCAATTTTATTCAATTTCTTGATCAT GGACCTGCAACTCCTGATAAATTCGAGCATGTTAGTCGTGCAAAGAGCATGAAGAATGATCAAATGTTTATGCTCAAG AGGAATTCTTCAAACCATATAAGCTGCAGAATGGATAAAAAACAAGGCTCTTTTGCAAGAAGTGGCTCAATTGATGATATTGGCAAGATCCTTGAAATAGATAATGGAAGACCATATATCACTTCCACACAGAAGAATCTCTTCTATTCCTCTGATCTTAGCTTAAATTCAGACCAATTAAGTTACAGCTTGGATGAAACCTGTTTCTCCTCTGCTGACAATAGCCCACAACTTCACTCAGTATCATCGAAATGTGCTTGTTCGAGGAGAGGGCCATTTACGCCAACTAAGAGTACCGATGGTACAAGAAGCTACTCGAGTAATCATCCAAACTACATGTCTTATACCGAGGCAGCTAAGGCAAAGACGCGGTCTATGAGTGCACCAAAACTAAGACCTCAGTATGATAAGAGGTACTCAAGATCTAACTTGCAAAATGGTTCTACTTATTGTACCAACTTCACTAGCAAAGGCGTGTATCCGGGTTCTGGTCAATTGGACAGACATGGAATGCCTGTTAGAGGAGATTCGGATGAGTTTAGCCGTGGTTTTTTGCACATGTATTAA